One genomic segment of Paenibacillus xylanexedens includes these proteins:
- a CDS encoding response regulator, giving the protein MANRILVVDDAAFMRMMIRDILSKNGYEVVGEAQDGSQAIEKFKELRPDLITMDITMPEMDGIAALKEIKKIDANAKVIMCSAMGQQAMVIDAIQAGAKDFIVKPFQSDRVIEAISKTLGV; this is encoded by the coding sequence ATGGCAAACCGAATTTTAGTCGTAGACGACGCTGCATTTATGAGAATGATGATCCGGGACATTTTGTCCAAAAATGGATATGAGGTTGTTGGTGAGGCACAGGATGGCTCACAAGCAATTGAGAAATTTAAAGAGCTTCGTCCGGATCTGATCACAATGGATATTACGATGCCTGAGATGGACGGCATTGCAGCTTTGAAAGAAATCAAGAAGATTGATGCTAACGCTAAAGTAATTATGTGCTCCGCGATGGGTCAACAAGCGATGGTAATCGACGCTATCCAAGCAGGTGCCAAAGACTTTATCGTTAAACCGTTCCAATCTGACCGGGTTATCGAAGCGATCAGCAAGACACTGGGCGTTTAA
- a CDS encoding flagellar biosynthetic protein FliO, protein MAQGDIPGGAGVGSNYYLQLVWVIVVLAVILALIVYLIRFLNKRNQQMFRHGTIRTLGGVGLGQNKSLQIMEIGGCVYLLGVGEDIQLIDKVSDLEEAQRIIDSFERDAAAQQGNLSPLIAKLTKRFRKEEPPREMELEDTTSFHEMFESKLRHMPNRKEKMEKLLDKDNTTDRSRDS, encoded by the coding sequence ATGGCTCAGGGTGATATTCCAGGAGGAGCTGGCGTGGGAAGTAATTATTATTTACAGCTTGTATGGGTGATTGTTGTCCTGGCCGTCATCCTGGCCCTTATTGTTTATCTGATCCGTTTTCTAAACAAACGGAATCAGCAAATGTTCCGGCACGGCACAATTCGTACCCTGGGCGGGGTTGGACTGGGGCAAAACAAGTCGTTGCAAATTATGGAAATTGGCGGATGTGTATATCTGCTTGGTGTAGGTGAAGACATCCAGTTGATAGATAAGGTTTCGGATTTGGAAGAGGCCCAAAGAATCATTGATTCCTTCGAACGAGATGCTGCTGCACAACAAGGAAATCTCTCACCTCTCATTGCCAAGCTCACAAAACGTTTCCGTAAAGAAGAACCGCCGCGGGAAATGGAACTAGAGGACACAACTTCTTTTCACGAAATGTTTGAATCCAAACTTCGGCATATGCCTAACCGTAAAGAGAAGATGGAAAAGCTCCTGGATAAAGACAATACTACAGATCGGTCGAGGGATTCATGA